The following proteins are encoded in a genomic region of Paenibacillus sp. FSL R7-0273:
- a CDS encoding WecB/TagA/CpsF family glycosyltransferase produces MKADSILPTVPIFGIRVSKVDMQATVAYLTEAVRNREPHQVITANPIMVMAALENPSYMDIMKSAELVVPDGTGVVWAADYCKEPVAERVAGFDLLHELLRQGESYSWKVYLLGSTPEVIRETVSRLQSQYPRIIIAGYRDGFFGPESDEAVVADITESQPDLLFVARGADSQEPWIAKYKSKLNIPVMMGVGGSFDVISGKSKRAPIAFQKLRAEWLYRLLKEPTRYKRMLALPKFAVKVLREKDKVTKA; encoded by the coding sequence GTGAAAGCAGATAGTATTTTACCTACTGTACCGATTTTTGGCATACGTGTCTCCAAGGTTGATATGCAGGCTACAGTTGCCTACCTGACTGAAGCTGTGCGTAACCGGGAGCCGCATCAGGTCATTACTGCAAATCCCATTATGGTGATGGCTGCTCTGGAGAATCCGTCCTACATGGACATTATGAAATCGGCCGAGCTGGTTGTTCCTGACGGGACAGGCGTAGTCTGGGCCGCTGATTATTGTAAGGAGCCTGTAGCTGAACGTGTAGCCGGATTTGATCTTTTACATGAATTACTGCGCCAAGGCGAAAGCTATAGCTGGAAGGTTTACCTGCTGGGTTCAACGCCTGAGGTGATTCGGGAGACCGTCTCCAGGTTACAATCACAATATCCGCGTATTATCATAGCCGGTTACCGTGATGGCTTCTTCGGGCCGGAGTCGGATGAGGCGGTAGTTGCCGATATTACGGAGTCCCAGCCTGATTTGCTCTTTGTTGCCAGGGGTGCGGACAGCCAGGAGCCATGGATCGCCAAATACAAGTCCAAGCTGAATATTCCTGTGATGATGGGAGTAGGCGGGAGTTTCGATGTGATCTCCGGCAAAAGCAAACGGGCGCCGATTGCCTTCCAGAAACTGCGTGCGGAATGGTTATACCGCCTTTTAAAAGAACCAACCCGCTATAAAAGAATGCTTGCGCTGCCGAAATTTGCAGTAAAAGTACTGCGTGAGAAAGATAAAGTGACAAAAGCCTAG
- a CDS encoding flagellar hook-basal body protein, translating to MIRGLYTAAAGMVTQQRRHDTATQNIANLNTTGYKQVNTVTHAFPDVLISAMSGGTTKQVGRLNTGVFAEQAVSQYLQGDLIESGKTFDFALSADLQVEDPATGGSILFDGSGKYVSEDGEVTYQPQAFFTVQDNEGNNLYTRNGSFTVNAAGEVLSSGGFRVLDAAGNPLVLTEPMDNLAVDGQGNLLDPATGLPSGTKLGISVIARPQELIRDGNGVFHADDPDAAEIRYAADGDNLQLRQGFIEGSNVDATQVTVDMNAAYRAYEANQKVIQFYDTSLQKAVNEVGRV from the coding sequence ATGATTAGAGGATTATATACGGCCGCTGCCGGTATGGTCACGCAGCAGCGCAGACATGATACGGCGACGCAGAACATTGCGAACCTGAATACTACGGGGTACAAGCAGGTCAATACCGTGACACATGCTTTTCCTGATGTATTGATTTCGGCAATGAGCGGCGGCACAACCAAGCAGGTCGGCCGCCTCAATACAGGGGTTTTTGCTGAACAGGCTGTTTCCCAATATTTGCAGGGTGATCTGATTGAGAGCGGCAAGACGTTTGATTTTGCGCTGTCAGCGGATCTGCAGGTTGAGGATCCCGCAACCGGAGGGAGTATTCTGTTTGACGGTTCGGGCAAATATGTAAGCGAAGACGGCGAGGTTACTTACCAGCCGCAGGCTTTTTTTACTGTGCAGGATAATGAAGGCAACAATTTATATACAAGAAACGGCAGCTTTACAGTAAATGCAGCGGGAGAAGTGCTCAGCTCCGGAGGATTCAGGGTGCTGGATGCTGCAGGAAATCCGCTTGTGCTGACAGAGCCAATGGATAATCTTGCGGTGGACGGGCAGGGCAATCTGCTGGACCCGGCCACAGGCCTTCCTTCCGGAACAAAGCTGGGCATCAGCGTCATTGCCAGACCACAGGAGCTTATCCGTGACGGTAACGGCGTGTTTCACGCGGATGATCCCGATGCTGCTGAAATCCGTTATGCGGCTGACGGCGACAATCTCCAGCTGCGCCAGGGCTTTATTGAAGGCTCCAATGTGGATGCTACCCAGGTGACGGTTGATATGAATGCTGCTTACCGGGCTTACGAGGCCAATCAGAAAGTAATTCAATTCTATGATACAAGCCTGCAGAAGGCTGTTAATGAAGTGGGCAGAGTCTAG
- the fabZ gene encoding 3-hydroxyacyl-ACP dehydratase FabZ codes for MLNINEIQEIIPHRPPFLLVDKITEIEMGKRAVGIKNVTVNEPFFAGHFPGYPVMPGVLITEALAQVGAVAILGVEANRGKIGFLAGLDGFRFRGQVVPGDTLTLEVEITRLKGSIGKGQATAKVDGKVVASGEIMFALS; via the coding sequence ATGCTGAATATCAATGAAATCCAGGAAATAATTCCCCACCGGCCCCCATTTCTGCTGGTGGACAAAATCACCGAAATTGAAATGGGCAAACGTGCTGTAGGGATCAAGAATGTAACTGTGAACGAGCCGTTTTTTGCGGGTCACTTTCCCGGATACCCGGTTATGCCGGGTGTACTGATCACGGAGGCGCTGGCACAGGTTGGCGCTGTAGCTATTCTCGGAGTTGAAGCAAACCGCGGAAAGATCGGTTTTCTGGCAGGGCTGGACGGCTTCCGTTTCCGCGGCCAGGTTGTACCGGGCGATACGCTTACCCTTGAAGTGGAAATCACAAGACTCAAAGGCAGTATCGGAAAAGGCCAGGCTACCGCTAAGGTTGACGGCAAGGTTGTGGCATCCGGCGAAATCATGTTCGCGCTTAGCTAA
- a CDS encoding DNA-directed RNA polymerase subunit beta: MSAQKKPKPEEDKKEPVKRSGVSKWTIIQWFLIPLLLIAALAGGLVAGYVVIGKREFSEVLQWSTWKHVYDLVFAP; this comes from the coding sequence ATGAGTGCTCAGAAGAAGCCAAAGCCGGAAGAGGACAAGAAGGAGCCGGTCAAACGCAGCGGCGTATCCAAATGGACCATTATCCAGTGGTTTCTGATTCCTCTTCTGCTGATTGCGGCGCTCGCCGGTGGGTTGGTTGCAGGCTACGTTGTTATCGGTAAAAGGGAATTCAGCGAGGTGCTCCAATGGAGTACATGGAAGCATGTCTATGATCTCGTCTTTGCACCATAA
- a CDS encoding flagellar hook-basal body protein: MNNSTIGAAVSMSSLQQRLDIIADNIANMNTNGYKSKEGSFEDVLTRVQQQSRDYDQPGRSMPLGFNMGFGVRVASVTSNWEEGPLQETGNPTDLALQGNGLFGVQVNGSTAYTRQGDFHFTPDPADAQQMMLVDNTGNPVLNTEGNPLRVPANVSAAIDEKGRVLTKTGENEPVQLAGTLMIVEPLSKTALQAVDGNFYVLPEGVTEEQAFVQRQPGEDTAFGVRSGYLEQSNVDLSKEMTELMQLQRTYQLAARALSSSDQMLGLANNMRG; this comes from the coding sequence GTGAACAATTCGACGATCGGTGCTGCCGTATCCATGTCCAGCCTGCAGCAGCGTCTGGATATCATTGCGGACAATATCGCGAACATGAATACGAATGGCTACAAAAGCAAGGAAGGGTCTTTTGAAGATGTGCTGACCCGTGTCCAGCAGCAGTCCAGGGATTATGACCAGCCTGGCCGCAGTATGCCGCTCGGCTTCAATATGGGGTTCGGAGTCCGTGTAGCTTCGGTAACCAGTAACTGGGAGGAAGGTCCGCTGCAGGAAACCGGGAATCCGACAGATCTGGCGCTGCAGGGAAACGGGTTGTTCGGAGTGCAGGTTAACGGCAGTACTGCCTATACACGCCAGGGTGATTTCCACTTTACGCCTGATCCGGCAGACGCCCAGCAGATGATGCTGGTGGACAATACAGGCAATCCGGTACTGAACACAGAAGGCAATCCGCTCAGGGTGCCGGCAAATGTCAGTGCAGCGATCGATGAGAAAGGCCGGGTGCTGACCAAAACCGGTGAGAATGAGCCGGTACAGTTAGCGGGCACCCTTATGATTGTAGAGCCGCTGAGCAAGACGGCTTTGCAGGCTGTAGACGGTAACTTCTATGTGCTCCCTGAGGGAGTGACGGAGGAGCAGGCTTTTGTTCAGCGGCAGCCTGGTGAAGATACCGCCTTCGGCGTGCGTTCCGGGTATCTGGAGCAGTCCAATGTGGATTTAAGCAAGGAAATGACGGAGCTGATGCAGCTTCAGCGCACATACCAGCTGGCTGCCCGTGCGCTTTCCTCCAGTGACCAGATGCTTGGGCTGGCCAATAATATGCGCGGGTAG
- a CDS encoding DUF5693 family protein gives MQQKWQQWNIASRKWLWILVVIGVLSALPVVYDRLQTEKSSKTVEFVFDYRDLVEVASYRVNPKDYISEQLDRLKEAGVQSMAIYESNLEDYRKARRLMIWGATDIANLTDTVIPENENYTYVLFTSAENSSVLAPLIQEAFNTLDIATESWSFRGQQGLIIKTPLEDATLKPLQPDPFNLELLHDKGFSIVPRLLDSLVYNQEAVTRLLDRYQELGVKRILFEGESVKGFSDDADTGSLTAFAELLKERGMGIAAIENIKAQQKGFSKLAYQLDYNVARLYSLSEGDSGLSPEVIADRFALATKDRNIRMLYLNTIPSRDTTKAQITDTLDNLVTSLSDPDGAVKKIEDNGFTLGQAEAFNVVDSSYQRYFKLGAVIGAVSMVALLVSYFVPALTLAAWAAGLIGSAGLMLLKPQLFEQALALAVAISAPTVATVMAVRKINEQGPPLRSNKLTYVVMSPGRRLAHSVVLYIKTALISLSAVPFVIALLNNVTYSLVLNQFRGVSLLHLAPIALTGLYVLLYRGEFAFNKTGKLLRTPITLAMVIAAGILGVLGMYYLSRTGNSGSVSSIEMTFRTFLENTVGVRPRNKEFLLAHPLFILGAFMAYKYRNAAFIMIIAVIGQLSMVDTFAHIHSPVLISLIRGILGLGLGLIIGLIAIGVWQIAEGCWKRWSPLLKKL, from the coding sequence GTGCAGCAGAAATGGCAACAATGGAATATAGCTTCGCGCAAATGGTTATGGATACTCGTGGTTATTGGTGTGCTGTCTGCGCTCCCGGTTGTTTATGACCGTCTGCAGACAGAGAAGTCTTCCAAAACTGTTGAGTTTGTATTTGATTACCGTGATCTTGTTGAAGTAGCCAGCTACCGGGTTAATCCCAAGGATTATATTTCCGAGCAGCTTGACCGGCTGAAGGAAGCCGGTGTACAGAGCATGGCTATCTACGAGAGCAATCTGGAGGATTACCGCAAGGCCCGCCGCCTGATGATCTGGGGGGCAACGGATATCGCCAATCTTACAGATACAGTGATTCCGGAGAATGAGAACTATACATACGTCCTCTTTACGAGCGCGGAGAATAGTTCGGTGCTCGCGCCGCTGATTCAGGAGGCCTTTAATACCCTGGATATCGCTACTGAAAGCTGGAGCTTCCGCGGGCAGCAGGGTCTCATTATCAAGACACCGCTGGAGGATGCAACCTTGAAGCCGCTTCAGCCGGACCCGTTCAATCTGGAGCTGCTGCATGATAAGGGCTTTAGCATTGTGCCCCGTCTGTTGGACTCGCTGGTGTACAACCAGGAAGCCGTTACGCGCCTGCTGGACCGTTACCAGGAGCTTGGCGTAAAGCGCATCCTGTTTGAAGGAGAATCTGTTAAAGGCTTCTCGGATGATGCCGATACAGGCAGCCTGACCGCATTTGCAGAGCTTCTTAAGGAGCGCGGAATGGGTATAGCTGCTATTGAGAATATTAAAGCCCAGCAAAAGGGCTTCAGCAAGCTGGCTTATCAGCTTGATTACAACGTTGCGCGTCTGTATTCACTAAGTGAAGGGGATTCAGGGCTCTCGCCGGAGGTTATTGCAGACCGGTTCGCTCTGGCGACAAAAGACCGGAACATCCGGATGCTGTATCTCAATACCATTCCTTCGCGGGATACGACAAAAGCACAGATTACCGATACGCTGGACAACCTGGTAACGAGCCTAAGCGACCCGGACGGGGCGGTCAAGAAGATTGAAGATAACGGTTTTACATTGGGACAGGCGGAAGCCTTCAATGTTGTGGACTCTTCCTACCAGCGTTACTTTAAGCTTGGAGCCGTTATCGGAGCAGTGTCTATGGTAGCTTTGCTGGTATCGTACTTTGTTCCAGCTCTTACTCTGGCGGCCTGGGCTGCCGGGCTGATCGGAAGCGCGGGCCTGATGCTGCTGAAGCCACAGCTGTTTGAACAGGCGCTGGCACTTGCCGTTGCCATCAGCGCACCTACGGTTGCGACTGTAATGGCTGTACGCAAAATCAATGAACAGGGACCGCCGCTGCGCAGTAACAAGCTGACCTATGTGGTCATGAGCCCGGGACGCCGTCTTGCGCATAGTGTTGTGCTCTATATCAAGACCGCCCTGATCTCGTTAAGTGCTGTACCGTTTGTTATTGCTCTGCTTAATAACGTAACCTATAGTCTTGTGCTTAACCAGTTCCGCGGCGTCAGCCTGCTGCATCTGGCTCCAATTGCCCTGACTGGCCTATACGTACTCTTATATCGCGGCGAATTTGCTTTTAACAAAACCGGCAAGCTCCTGCGTACACCGATTACGCTTGCTATGGTAATCGCTGCCGGCATATTGGGTGTGCTGGGAATGTATTATTTAAGCCGTACCGGCAACAGCGGCAGTGTCAGCTCGATTGAAATGACCTTCCGGACCTTCCTGGAGAATACGGTGGGCGTCCGGCCGCGCAACAAGGAATTCCTGCTTGCCCATCCGTTGTTCATTTTGGGTGCTTTCATGGCCTACAAATACCGTAATGCCGCCTTTATCATGATCATTGCGGTTATCGGCCAGCTGTCGATGGTGGATACCTTTGCCCATATCCATTCTCCGGTGCTGATTTCATTAATCCGCGGAATTCTTGGTCTGGGACTTGGGCTTATTATCGGCCTGATTGCTATAGGAGTCTGGCAGATTGCGGAAGGGTGTTGGAAAAGATGGTCTCCACTGCTCAAAAAATTGTAA
- a CDS encoding phospho-sugar mutase has translation MTQLSPKAAETLSRWLQDPSVDENTKQELNLLADDTQELEERFYRDLEFGTGGLRGVIGAGSNRMNRYTVGRATQGFANYILEQYKGEGRPSVVIAHDSRRFSPEFTLEAALVLAGNGIEAHLFPSLRSTPQLSFAVRHLKASGGVVITASHNPPEYNGYKVYNADGGQLVPDEAEKVISYILEVDSFNGVKRLSREEAESQGLLHWLGEQEDEAFTDTVAAVSVAREEITSALGKDFRIVYTPLHGTGNLPVRSVLNKIGFTEVHVVPEQELPDSEFSTVKSPNPEEREAFTLAIKLGEELNADLLIGTDPDADRMGAVVRDNEGKFVVLSGNQSGALMIHYYLNRLQEQGKLPSNGAVVKTIVTSEMGAAVAAHYGATVFNTLTGFKYIGEKMNQFEQSGEYTYLFGYEESYGYLAGNYARDKDAVLASMLIAEAGAYYKAQGKTLYDVLQELYEQFGYFLESLESRTLKGKDGVAQIQGIMSDWRNNPPQEIAGAAVTEVLDYSLGLSGLPKENVLKYLLSDGSWFCLRPSGTEPKIKVYFAVRGESLQNAKDKVAALTEQVMARVDG, from the coding sequence ATGACTCAATTAAGCCCGAAGGCCGCTGAAACATTAAGCCGCTGGCTGCAGGACCCTTCTGTTGATGAGAATACGAAGCAAGAGCTAAACCTTCTGGCGGATGACACGCAGGAACTGGAAGAGCGTTTTTACAGAGATCTGGAATTTGGTACAGGCGGTCTGCGCGGTGTTATCGGCGCCGGCAGCAACCGGATGAACCGTTACACTGTGGGCAGAGCCACCCAAGGCTTCGCTAACTATATTCTTGAGCAGTATAAGGGAGAGGGCAGACCCTCCGTCGTCATTGCCCATGATTCACGCCGGTTTTCGCCGGAGTTCACGCTGGAAGCAGCACTTGTGCTGGCCGGCAACGGGATTGAAGCGCATTTATTCCCTTCCCTGCGTTCTACGCCTCAGCTGAGCTTTGCCGTACGCCATTTGAAGGCTTCAGGAGGCGTAGTTATTACTGCAAGCCATAACCCTCCGGAGTATAACGGCTACAAGGTATACAATGCCGACGGCGGACAGCTTGTACCGGATGAAGCGGAAAAGGTGATTTCATACATATTGGAGGTTGATTCCTTCAATGGTGTCAAACGTCTTTCCCGTGAAGAAGCTGAAAGCCAAGGCTTGCTGCACTGGCTAGGAGAGCAGGAGGATGAAGCCTTTACGGATACAGTAGCTGCTGTCAGCGTTGCCCGCGAGGAAATTACGTCTGCGCTAGGCAAGGATTTCCGGATCGTCTATACTCCATTACACGGGACAGGCAACCTTCCGGTCCGCAGTGTATTGAACAAGATCGGCTTCACTGAGGTGCATGTGGTGCCTGAGCAGGAGCTGCCGGATTCCGAATTCTCTACTGTGAAATCCCCGAATCCCGAAGAGCGCGAGGCATTCACGCTAGCGATCAAGCTGGGTGAGGAGCTGAACGCCGATCTGCTGATCGGAACAGACCCGGATGCAGACCGCATGGGGGCCGTTGTCCGAGATAATGAAGGCAAATTTGTTGTCCTGTCCGGTAACCAGTCAGGTGCACTCATGATTCATTACTATCTGAACCGTCTGCAGGAGCAGGGCAAGCTGCCAAGCAACGGTGCGGTTGTCAAAACCATTGTTACCAGTGAAATGGGGGCAGCTGTAGCCGCGCATTATGGTGCCACTGTGTTTAATACACTGACCGGATTCAAATATATCGGTGAAAAAATGAATCAGTTCGAGCAGTCCGGTGAGTACACCTATCTGTTCGGTTACGAGGAAAGCTACGGCTATCTCGCCGGCAACTATGCCCGTGATAAGGATGCCGTATTGGCCTCCATGCTGATTGCCGAAGCGGGTGCATATTACAAAGCCCAAGGCAAGACGCTCTACGATGTGCTTCAGGAGCTGTATGAGCAGTTCGGCTACTTCCTGGAAAGTCTGGAATCACGCACACTCAAGGGCAAGGACGGTGTAGCGCAGATCCAGGGAATCATGAGTGACTGGCGCAATAACCCGCCGCAGGAAATTGCTGGCGCAGCAGTAACTGAAGTGCTGGATTATTCCCTCGGCCTCAGCGGCCTGCCTAAGGAGAATGTGCTTAAGTATCTACTGTCCGACGGATCCTGGTTCTGTCTGCGCCCATCCGGCACAGAGCCGAAGATTAAAGTATACTTCGCGGTTCGCGGAGAATCACTGCAGAATGCAAAAGACAAGGTAGCCGCGCTTACAGAGCAGGTTATGGCCCGTGTCGACGGGTAA
- the csaB gene encoding polysaccharide pyruvyl transferase CsaB has protein sequence MVSTAQKIVISGYYGFRNSGDEAVLQSILNALHRQSQAAGLAIEPVVLSIDPEWTTATYGVKSVHRMKLGEVRQAISESAGLISGGGSLLQDVTSSKTIPYYLGIIKLAQWMGKPTFIYAQGIGPVNRKVFHPLIKSVFRKCAYVSVRDMQSRQLLQSIGLDVNRIQVVPDPVMGLELPDGTTPGEAAAVQTPPALKTVGISVRYWEESRQELNAIAEGLLQACAKTPLHLRFLPFHYPLDNDASRYMMQKLEKEAAALGASVSLCEDALHPQQMLREVAACDALIGMRLHSLIYAAGRRVPLMGVSYDPKIDHFLERISCKPVGSTVKLDGGEVAAELLLLLEQGEAWKREREQIIDTLVEEAESPARRIVEYLCRKG, from the coding sequence ATGGTCTCCACTGCTCAAAAAATTGTAATTTCCGGTTATTACGGCTTCCGCAACAGCGGAGACGAGGCTGTGCTGCAGTCCATTCTGAATGCACTGCACAGACAGTCTCAGGCCGCCGGCTTAGCTATCGAACCTGTTGTACTATCCATAGACCCGGAATGGACAACGGCTACCTACGGGGTTAAGTCGGTTCACCGGATGAAACTGGGTGAAGTCCGGCAGGCCATCTCGGAGAGCGCCGGCCTGATCAGCGGAGGCGGGAGCCTGCTGCAGGATGTGACAAGTTCAAAGACCATCCCGTATTACCTGGGGATTATAAAGCTGGCCCAATGGATGGGGAAGCCGACCTTTATCTATGCCCAGGGCATCGGCCCGGTTAACCGGAAGGTGTTCCACCCGCTGATTAAATCGGTATTCCGCAAATGCGCCTATGTGTCCGTAAGGGATATGCAGTCCCGGCAGCTGCTTCAGAGCATAGGGCTGGACGTGAACCGTATTCAGGTCGTTCCGGATCCCGTAATGGGCCTGGAGCTGCCGGATGGTACCACTCCGGGGGAGGCAGCAGCTGTACAAACACCGCCTGCGCTGAAGACCGTAGGGATTTCCGTGCGTTACTGGGAGGAATCACGCCAGGAGCTGAATGCTATTGCCGAAGGGCTGCTGCAGGCCTGCGCTAAAACCCCGCTTCACCTGCGATTTCTGCCGTTTCATTATCCCCTGGATAATGATGCTTCACGTTATATGATGCAGAAGCTTGAGAAGGAAGCAGCTGCACTGGGGGCAAGCGTAAGCCTGTGTGAGGATGCGCTTCATCCGCAGCAGATGCTGCGCGAGGTTGCAGCATGTGATGCCCTGATCGGCATGCGGCTTCACAGCCTCATTTATGCCGCTGGCAGACGCGTCCCGCTTATGGGAGTCTCCTATGATCCGAAGATTGATCATTTCCTGGAGCGGATAAGCTGTAAGCCGGTCGGATCGACGGTTAAGCTGGATGGCGGCGAGGTCGCTGCCGAGCTTCTGCTCCTGCTTGAGCAGGGGGAGGCCTGGAAGCGGGAGCGGGAACAGATCATTGATACCCTGGTCGAGGAAGCAGAATCGCCGGCCCGCCGGATTGTAGAATATTTATGCCGTAAAGGATGA
- a CDS encoding glycosyltransferase family 4 protein: protein MLIVYIAGFIVCMGLALLLTPLVKKFAIKIGATDVPNARKVHTRIMPRLGGLGIFLAFVLGLLAVLPIIPYDFTPRETNFIKALLCGGGLIVLIGGLDDRFELSAKVKLLGQIAAACIVVFGFGITVDFVNIPFNNTYSSLESWIAVPLTIFWIVGVTNAVNLIDGLDGLAAGVSGIAIATIAVMAFLMGNTMVALLCLLLLGSILGFLFFNFHPAKIFMGDTGSLFLGFCLALLALLGFKQIAVVSFITPLLIIGVPLSDTFFAIVRRKLQKKPIFAPDKGHLHHCLRELGFSHRQTVLIIYGIAAFFGVLAVIQTSASLYEANWVTFVVICVMLFFLQIGAEITGVISKTKRPLIDLFLRMRLKLAPQRSSKS, encoded by the coding sequence ATGTTAATTGTATACATCGCCGGATTTATTGTGTGCATGGGACTTGCGCTTCTCCTGACACCGCTAGTGAAGAAATTCGCTATTAAGATCGGTGCCACAGATGTGCCGAATGCCCGTAAAGTGCATACAAGAATTATGCCCCGCCTTGGCGGACTGGGTATTTTCCTGGCGTTTGTGTTAGGCCTGCTTGCCGTGTTGCCGATTATTCCGTACGATTTCACTCCGCGGGAGACGAATTTCATCAAAGCGCTGCTGTGCGGGGGCGGGCTGATTGTTCTGATCGGCGGTCTTGATGACCGGTTCGAGCTTTCTGCCAAAGTGAAGCTGCTGGGCCAAATTGCTGCAGCATGCATCGTCGTTTTCGGTTTTGGCATTACTGTTGATTTCGTAAACATTCCATTTAATAATACGTACTCCTCGCTGGAGAGCTGGATTGCCGTACCGCTGACGATTTTCTGGATTGTCGGTGTCACCAACGCGGTTAACCTGATTGACGGTCTGGACGGGCTCGCTGCCGGTGTTTCAGGTATAGCAATTGCTACTATTGCTGTCATGGCGTTTCTGATGGGCAATACAATGGTTGCGCTACTGTGCCTGCTGCTGCTGGGCAGTATCTTAGGATTTCTGTTCTTTAACTTTCATCCAGCCAAAATTTTCATGGGTGATACAGGTTCACTGTTTCTCGGGTTCTGTCTGGCATTGCTGGCACTGCTCGGATTCAAGCAGATCGCAGTCGTATCCTTTATCACACCGCTTCTCATTATCGGAGTGCCTTTATCAGATACCTTCTTTGCAATCGTACGCCGTAAGCTGCAGAAAAAACCGATTTTTGCACCTGACAAAGGGCATCTGCACCACTGCCTGCGCGAGCTTGGATTCAGCCACCGCCAGACGGTGCTGATTATTTACGGCATCGCCGCTTTCTTTGGTGTCTTGGCTGTTATTCAGACTTCTGCATCGCTATACGAAGCAAACTGGGTAACTTTTGTAGTCATATGCGTCATGCTGTTCTTCCTGCAGATCGGTGCAGAAATTACAGGAGTCATCAGCAAAACCAAACGTCCGCTTATTGATCTGTTCCTGAGAATGCGTCTTAAACTTGCACCTCAGCGCAGCTCGAAATCTTAG